From one Streptomyces sp. Q6 genomic stretch:
- a CDS encoding SulP family inorganic anion transporter has protein sequence MRVRLKPVMRVRRADLFASIVVFLVALPLCVGVAVASGVPAELGLITGIVGGLVAGVLPGSRLQVSGPAAGLTVLVYEAVRAYGVGALGVFVLAAGAVQMGLGVLRLGRWFRAVSVAVVQGMLAGIGLVLIAGQLYALGDASMDVPGSGVGKLAGLVSLPGAVDPVALALGVGTIAVLVAWPRWRAGARVLPAPLVAVGLASGVTGVGGLDVRRVEVRGLVDAVRVPAADDFGLLMDVGVIGTVLAFALIASAETLFSSAAVDRMHSGPRTDYDKELIAQGAGNAVCGVLGALPMTAVIVRSSANVRAGARTRASRVLHGVWLLLFAALVPAALGVLPVAALAGLLVHAGAKLVPVREVGSLWREHRGEAVVFGVTAVAIVATNLFEGVLVGLGLAVAKTAWDISQVHVQVQESLEEDALVVRVSGNATFLRLPKLLDALEALPAERDVRLDLGGVRHLDHACAAALAGWAAGHQRKAQVRDVVRP, from the coding sequence ATGCGTGTTCGTCTCAAGCCAGTCATGCGGGTCCGTCGAGCTGATCTGTTCGCTTCGATCGTTGTCTTCCTCGTCGCCCTGCCGTTGTGCGTGGGCGTCGCCGTGGCCTCCGGGGTGCCGGCCGAGCTGGGGCTGATCACCGGCATCGTCGGCGGGCTCGTGGCCGGGGTGCTGCCGGGGAGCCGGTTGCAGGTCAGTGGGCCCGCGGCCGGGCTGACCGTGCTCGTGTACGAGGCCGTGCGGGCGTACGGCGTCGGGGCGCTCGGTGTCTTCGTGCTGGCCGCCGGTGCGGTGCAGATGGGGCTCGGGGTGCTGCGGCTCGGGCGGTGGTTCCGGGCGGTGTCGGTGGCCGTGGTGCAGGGGATGCTCGCGGGGATCGGGCTCGTGCTGATCGCCGGGCAGCTGTACGCGCTCGGCGACGCCTCCATGGACGTACCGGGCAGTGGGGTGGGGAAGCTCGCCGGACTCGTGTCGCTGCCGGGCGCCGTCGATCCCGTGGCGCTGGCGCTCGGGGTAGGGACCATCGCCGTACTGGTGGCGTGGCCGCGGTGGCGGGCCGGTGCGCGGGTGCTGCCGGCGCCGCTGGTGGCGGTCGGCCTCGCGTCCGGCGTGACCGGGGTGGGCGGGCTCGACGTGCGGCGGGTCGAGGTGCGGGGGCTCGTGGACGCGGTGCGGGTGCCGGCGGCGGACGACTTCGGGCTGCTCATGGACGTCGGGGTGATCGGGACGGTGCTGGCCTTCGCCCTGATCGCGTCGGCCGAGACGCTGTTCAGCTCGGCGGCCGTGGACCGGATGCACTCCGGGCCGCGGACCGACTACGACAAGGAGCTGATCGCGCAGGGTGCGGGGAACGCCGTGTGCGGGGTGCTCGGCGCGCTGCCGATGACCGCGGTGATCGTGCGCAGCTCTGCGAACGTGCGCGCCGGGGCGCGGACCCGGGCGTCGCGGGTGCTGCACGGGGTGTGGCTGCTGCTGTTCGCGGCGCTGGTGCCCGCCGCGCTCGGGGTGCTGCCGGTGGCGGCGCTCGCGGGGCTGCTCGTGCACGCGGGCGCCAAGCTGGTTCCCGTACGGGAGGTGGGGTCGCTGTGGCGGGAGCATCGCGGGGAGGCCGTGGTGTTCGGGGTGACGGCGGTGGCCATCGTGGCGACGAATCTGTTCGAGGGGGTGCTGGTGGGGCTGGGGCTCGCGGTGGCCAAGACGGCGTGGGACATCAGCCAGGTGCACGTACAGGTGCAGGAGTCGCTGGAGGAGGACGCGCTGGTCGTCCGGGTGTCGGGGAACGCGACGTTCCTGCGGCTGCCGAAACTGCTGGACGCGCTGGAGGCGCTGCCCGCCGAGCGGGACGTGCGGCTCGATCTCGGCGGAGTGCGGCATCTGGATCACGCGTGCGCGGCGGCCCTTGCCGGGTGGGCCGCGGGGCATCAGCGGAAGGCGCAGGTCAGGGACGTCGTACGACCGTGA
- a CDS encoding ABC transporter ATP-binding protein — protein sequence MNKPSESSSPPPAAPTSPSALAPAVRATGLTVVRGTGPVLHGLDFTVPRGRITGLLGPSGCGKSTLLRALVGTQAKVTGDLTVLGHPAGAPPLRSRVGYVTQAPSVYLDLTVRQNLDYFAAVLLPGRAAAARRHEEVEQALTSVDLTSRADALAGNLSGGQLGRVSLAVALLGTPELLVLDEPTVGLDPVLRRDLWNLFHALAADRGTTLLVSSHVMDEAERCHRLLLMREGEILADDSPDGLRTRTRTATVEEAFLHLVDEANAARSAH from the coding sequence ATGAATAAACCGTCAGAGTCCTCATCGCCACCACCGGCGGCACCGACATCGCCGTCCGCGCTCGCGCCCGCCGTCCGGGCCACAGGTCTCACCGTCGTCCGCGGCACCGGCCCCGTCCTGCACGGCCTGGACTTCACCGTCCCGCGCGGCCGGATCACCGGCCTTCTCGGTCCCTCCGGCTGCGGCAAGTCCACCCTGCTGCGCGCCCTCGTCGGCACCCAGGCCAAGGTCACCGGCGACCTCACGGTCCTCGGCCACCCGGCGGGCGCCCCGCCCCTGCGCTCCCGCGTCGGCTACGTGACCCAGGCCCCGTCCGTCTACCTGGACCTCACCGTCCGGCAGAACCTCGACTACTTCGCGGCGGTCCTGCTGCCCGGACGCGCAGCCGCCGCCCGCCGCCACGAGGAAGTGGAGCAGGCCCTCACCTCCGTCGACCTCACCTCGCGCGCCGACGCCCTCGCCGGGAACCTCTCCGGCGGCCAGCTCGGCCGCGTCTCCCTCGCCGTGGCCCTCCTCGGCACCCCGGAACTCCTCGTCCTCGACGAACCGACGGTCGGCCTCGACCCGGTCCTCCGCCGTGACCTGTGGAACCTCTTCCACGCACTGGCCGCCGACCGGGGCACCACCCTCCTCGTCTCCTCCCACGTCATGGACGAGGCCGAGCGCTGCCACCGCCTCCTCCTCATGCGCGAGGGCGAGATCCTCGCCGACGACTCCCCGGACGGCCTGCGCACCCGTACCCGCACGGCCACCGTCGAAGAGGCCTTCCTCCACCTGGTCGACGAGGCGAACGCCGCCCGCTCCGCCCACTGA
- a CDS encoding ABC transporter permease, with translation MNPYRTTATATATRVLRQLSHDPRSIALMLFVPCVMLFLLRYVFDGSPRTFNSIGASLLGIFPLITMFLVTSIATLRERTSGTLERLLAMPLGKGDLIAGYALAFGFLAIIQSALATGLALWALDLDVTGSAWLLLLVALLDALLGTALGLFVSAFASSEFQAVQFMPAVIFPQLLLCGLFAPRATMQPVLEALSDVLPMSYAVDGMNEVLRHTDLTATYLRDVLIVAGCVLLVLVLGAATLRRRTP, from the coding sequence ATGAACCCGTACCGCACCACCGCCACCGCCACCGCCACCCGCGTCCTGCGCCAGCTCAGCCACGACCCGCGCAGCATCGCGCTCATGCTGTTCGTCCCCTGCGTGATGCTGTTCCTGCTCCGCTACGTCTTCGACGGCAGCCCCCGCACCTTCAACTCCATCGGCGCCTCGCTCCTCGGCATCTTCCCGCTCATCACGATGTTCCTGGTGACCTCCATCGCCACCCTGCGCGAACGCACGAGCGGCACCCTGGAACGCCTCCTGGCCATGCCCCTGGGCAAAGGCGACCTCATCGCGGGCTACGCCCTGGCCTTCGGCTTCCTCGCGATCATCCAGTCCGCCCTCGCCACGGGCCTGGCCCTCTGGGCCCTGGACCTGGACGTCACGGGCTCGGCCTGGCTCCTCCTCCTGGTCGCCCTGCTCGACGCCCTCCTCGGCACGGCCCTCGGCCTCTTCGTCTCGGCCTTCGCGTCCTCGGAGTTCCAGGCGGTCCAGTTCATGCCGGCGGTGATCTTCCCCCAGCTCCTCCTCTGCGGCCTGTTCGCTCCCCGCGCCACCATGCAGCCGGTCCTCGAAGCGCTCTCGGACGTCCTCCCCATGTCGTACGCGGTCGACGGCATGAACGAGGTCCTGCGCCACACCGACCTCACCGCCACCTACCTCCGCGACGTCCTGATCGTCGCGGGCTGCGTCCTCCTGGTCCTGGTCCTGGGCGCCGCGACCCTGCGCCGCCGCACCCCCTGA
- the proC gene encoding pyrroline-5-carboxylate reductase encodes MSPHTRHKVAVLGTGKIGEALLSGMIRGGWAPADLLVTARRPERAEELRTRYGVTPVTNQEAAKQADTLILTVKPQDMGTLLDELAPHVPGDRLIISGAAGIPTTFFEEKLPPGTPVVRVMTNTPALVDEAMSVISAGTHATAAHLTHAEEIFGSVGKTLRVPESQQDACTALSGSGPAYFFYLVEAMTDAGILLGLPRDKAHDLIVQSAIGAATMLRDSGEHPVKLRENVTSPAGTTINAIRELENHGVRAALIAALEAARDRSRELASGNNS; translated from the coding sequence ATGAGCCCGCACACACGCCACAAGGTCGCCGTACTCGGCACAGGCAAGATCGGTGAAGCACTGCTCAGCGGAATGATCCGCGGCGGCTGGGCCCCGGCCGACCTCCTGGTCACGGCCCGCCGACCGGAGCGCGCCGAAGAACTCCGCACCCGATACGGCGTTACCCCGGTCACCAACCAGGAGGCGGCGAAGCAGGCCGACACCCTGATCCTCACGGTGAAGCCCCAGGACATGGGCACGCTCCTCGACGAGCTCGCCCCGCACGTGCCGGGGGACCGCCTGATCATCAGCGGCGCGGCGGGCATCCCCACCACCTTCTTCGAGGAGAAGCTCCCGCCCGGCACCCCGGTCGTCCGTGTCATGACGAACACCCCGGCGCTGGTCGACGAGGCGATGTCGGTGATCTCGGCCGGCACCCACGCCACCGCCGCGCACCTCACCCACGCCGAGGAGATCTTCGGCTCGGTCGGCAAGACCCTCCGCGTCCCCGAGTCCCAGCAGGACGCCTGCACGGCCCTGTCCGGCTCGGGCCCGGCGTACTTCTTCTATCTGGTCGAGGCGATGACGGACGCCGGCATCCTCCTGGGCCTCCCGCGCGACAAGGCCCACGACCTCATCGTCCAGTCCGCCATCGGCGCGGCCACGATGCTCCGCGACAGCGGCGAACACCCGGTGAAGCTCCGCGAGAACGTCACCTCCCCCGCGGGCACCACCATCAACGCGATCCGCGAACTCGAGAACCACGGCGTACGCGCCGCCCTCATCGCCGCCCTCGAAGCGGCCCGCGACCGCAGCCGCGAACTGGCCTCCGGCAACAACAGCTGA
- a CDS encoding HAD family hydrolase, whose protein sequence is MRYDLVIFDNDGVLVDSEPLSNTLLAAYLTELGHPTSYEDSLRDYMGAAMHRVHDVVYERTGERLPADFDDVFHARVFAAFERELEPVDGVVDVLEKLTADGVPFCVGSSGSHERIRVGHRKTGLDEWFSDERIFSSQDVGRGKPAPDLFLYAAERMGVAPERCVVVEDSPLGVRAAVAAGMDVYGFTGMTPAERLEGATGLFGDMRELLGLLSR, encoded by the coding sequence ATGCGCTACGACCTCGTCATCTTCGACAACGACGGTGTTCTCGTCGACAGTGAGCCCCTCTCCAATACGCTCCTGGCCGCCTATCTCACCGAACTCGGGCACCCGACCTCGTACGAGGACTCCCTGCGGGACTACATGGGCGCCGCCATGCACCGCGTACACGACGTGGTGTACGAGCGGACCGGGGAGCGGCTGCCCGCGGACTTCGACGACGTCTTTCACGCGCGAGTGTTCGCCGCGTTCGAGCGGGAACTGGAACCCGTCGACGGTGTCGTGGACGTGCTGGAGAAGCTGACCGCCGACGGGGTGCCGTTCTGTGTGGGGTCATCGGGCAGTCATGAACGGATTCGGGTCGGGCACCGGAAGACCGGGCTCGACGAGTGGTTCAGTGACGAACGGATCTTCAGCTCGCAGGATGTCGGGCGAGGAAAGCCGGCGCCCGATCTGTTTCTGTACGCGGCCGAGCGGATGGGGGTGGCGCCGGAGCGGTGCGTCGTCGTCGAGGACAGCCCGCTGGGGGTACGGGCGGCCGTCGCCGCCGGGATGGACGTCTACGGGTTCACGGGCATGACGCCGGCCGAGCGCCTCGAAGGGGCCACCGGACTGTTCGGTGACATGCGGGAGCTGCTGGGGCTGCTGTCGCGGTGA
- a CDS encoding MFS transporter — translation MSDGTDGIAGELRWGRRSLAFSFFAQGAAFALLVTRIPAIQDQYGISDGLLPVFLAAVPILAGVGSVGTEQLVKRVRPSQVLRWSQPVVLLALLGVGAGDSLAEVAVALGAFGLAVGALDASMNMLGVSLQRAYGRSIMLGFHAAYSFGGIVGASLAWVGAHWDLSLFVSYLPVAAVLLPLCLVGSRWYVDGNAAVEDEVARQQSGGVVFKMLLPLCLVMSFAYIGDSTVSNWSAKYLQDVLGSSEQMSTVPYNVYMVMTLVGRAVGDVGVRRFGAVAVVRCGTVVAAAGFGVVAVAPGAWVGMLGFTLLGLGLCVIVPQTFAAAGRMFPNASDAAVARLNIFNYVGFLVGSPLVGALGDAWSYRGAMLVPMALVLVTLVYAPAFGSGKDRYGGGHERPRAVDVGPGGSGV, via the coding sequence ATGAGCGATGGCACCGATGGCATAGCGGGCGAGCTGCGGTGGGGGCGGAGATCGCTGGCTTTCAGCTTCTTCGCGCAGGGGGCGGCGTTCGCGCTGCTGGTGACCCGGATCCCCGCCATTCAGGACCAGTACGGGATATCGGACGGGCTGCTGCCCGTCTTCCTGGCCGCCGTGCCGATCCTGGCCGGGGTCGGCAGCGTAGGCACCGAACAGCTGGTGAAGCGGGTTCGGCCCAGCCAGGTGCTGCGGTGGTCGCAGCCCGTCGTGCTCCTGGCGCTGCTCGGCGTGGGAGCGGGGGACAGCCTCGCCGAAGTCGCCGTGGCGCTCGGGGCGTTCGGGCTCGCGGTGGGGGCGCTGGACGCCTCGATGAACATGCTCGGGGTGAGCCTGCAACGGGCGTACGGGCGCAGCATCATGCTCGGGTTCCACGCCGCGTACAGCTTCGGCGGGATCGTGGGGGCGTCGCTCGCCTGGGTCGGGGCGCACTGGGACCTGTCGCTGTTCGTCTCGTATCTGCCGGTCGCCGCCGTGCTGTTGCCGCTGTGTCTGGTGGGGAGCCGGTGGTACGTCGACGGGAACGCGGCCGTCGAGGACGAGGTCGCACGGCAGCAGTCCGGCGGGGTCGTCTTCAAGATGCTGTTGCCGCTGTGCCTGGTGATGTCGTTCGCGTACATCGGTGACTCGACGGTCTCCAACTGGAGCGCGAAGTACCTCCAGGACGTGCTGGGCAGCTCGGAGCAGATGTCGACCGTTCCGTACAACGTCTACATGGTGATGACGCTCGTGGGGCGGGCCGTCGGGGACGTGGGGGTGCGGCGGTTCGGGGCCGTGGCCGTGGTGCGGTGCGGGACCGTGGTGGCCGCCGCCGGGTTCGGAGTGGTGGCCGTGGCGCCGGGGGCCTGGGTGGGGATGCTCGGGTTCACGCTGCTGGGGCTCGGGCTGTGTGTGATCGTGCCGCAGACGTTCGCGGCCGCGGGACGGATGTTCCCGAACGCGTCCGACGCCGCCGTCGCCCGGCTCAATATCTTCAATTACGTTGGTTTTCTGGTGGGTTCGCCGCTTGTGGGGGCTCTGGGCGATGCGTGGAGCTATCGCGGGGCGATGCTCGTGCCGATGGCGTTGGTGCTGGTGACGCTCGTGTACGCCCCTGCCTTCGGGAGCGGGAAGGACCGATACGGTGGCGGACATGAGCGGCCGCGCGCAGTTGATGTGGGACCCGGCGGTAGCGGGGTATGA
- a CDS encoding acetoin utilization protein AcuC produces the protein MSGRAQLMWDPAVAGYDFGSGHPMDPVRLDLTRRLVGAFGLERDIEVVAAKRAGDSTLRLVHREDYIAAVKAASADPEAADQAYGLGTTDDPAFAGMHEVSALIAGQSVGAAEAVWRGDALHAVNFAGGLHHAMPGAASGFCVYNDAALAIARLLELGVERVAYVDVDVHHGDGVQAAFWEDPRVLTVSLHEHPRTLFPQTGWPEETGADGPAEGTAVNVALPAGTGDAGWVRAFHAVVPELLAEFRPQVLVTQHGADTHFEDPLAHLAVSLDAQRAVQVACHELAHEYADGKWIALGGGGYAVVDVVPRSWTHLVAIAAGREITPETVIPDGWRQEVFARTRQLAPTRMTDGRWPVEFREWGAGYDPADRLDQAILATRKAAFPLRGLLP, from the coding sequence ATGAGCGGCCGCGCGCAGTTGATGTGGGACCCGGCGGTAGCGGGGTATGACTTCGGATCCGGGCACCCGATGGACCCGGTCAGACTGGATCTGACCCGGCGTCTCGTCGGAGCCTTCGGACTTGAGCGGGACATCGAGGTCGTCGCGGCCAAGCGGGCCGGTGACTCGACGCTGCGCCTCGTGCACCGCGAGGACTACATCGCTGCGGTCAAGGCCGCGTCGGCGGACCCGGAGGCGGCCGACCAGGCGTACGGGCTCGGTACCACCGACGATCCGGCGTTCGCCGGGATGCACGAGGTGTCCGCGCTGATCGCGGGGCAGTCCGTGGGCGCGGCCGAGGCGGTGTGGCGCGGGGACGCGCTGCACGCCGTGAACTTCGCCGGCGGGCTGCATCACGCGATGCCGGGGGCGGCCTCCGGGTTCTGCGTCTACAACGACGCGGCCCTCGCCATCGCGCGACTCCTCGAACTGGGCGTCGAGCGGGTCGCGTACGTGGATGTGGACGTGCACCACGGCGACGGGGTGCAGGCCGCGTTCTGGGAGGACCCGCGGGTGCTCACCGTGTCCCTGCACGAGCACCCCCGCACGCTGTTCCCGCAGACCGGCTGGCCCGAGGAGACCGGGGCCGACGGGCCCGCCGAGGGGACGGCCGTGAACGTCGCGCTGCCCGCGGGGACCGGCGATGCGGGCTGGGTGCGGGCGTTCCACGCCGTCGTACCCGAGTTGCTGGCGGAGTTCCGGCCGCAGGTGCTCGTGACGCAGCACGGCGCCGACACGCACTTCGAGGACCCGCTCGCGCACCTGGCCGTCTCGCTCGACGCGCAGCGGGCCGTGCAGGTCGCCTGTCACGAGCTGGCGCACGAGTACGCGGACGGGAAGTGGATCGCGCTGGGCGGCGGCGGATACGCCGTGGTCGATGTGGTGCCGCGGTCCTGGACGCATCTGGTGGCGATCGCGGCGGGGCGGGAGATCACGCCAGAGACCGTGATTCCCGACGGATGGCGACAGGAAGTGTTCGCAAGGACACGGCAGTTGGCGCCGACGCGGATGACGGACGGGCGCTGGCCCGTCGAGTTCCGGGAGTGGGGGGCAGGCTACGACCCCGCCGACCGGCTCGACCAGGCGATCCTGGCGACACGTAAGGCGGCGTTCCCGCTGCGGGGGCTGCTTCCTTAG
- a CDS encoding phosphatase, with amino-acid sequence MLSTGALRAHLLAARLAGPVATSREESLRSYRLFEARDPRVLLGLDPEWAWGRRDLLALMADKCGVSADPDHTSGYDVIDPERTLTALDAFADRLGRALDRRSPVLIGTGHPHRLLGFYAALADALSAAGCPVLTPAQGRSVDITTRFGLRTYNLDYVRGVALVREPGAWPPGSETGAHTHSPLPVRVALAALAEAGDPLPGLVVGDHGWVCGAGQLGFEAIGLADTDDPALFVGEAEGQVSVVVPLDDAVRSDYYRPLTRYVLNRACLSQ; translated from the coding sequence GTGTTGAGCACCGGCGCCCTGCGAGCGCACCTGTTGGCGGCTCGGCTTGCCGGGCCCGTGGCGACCTCCCGCGAGGAGAGTCTGCGCAGTTACCGGCTGTTCGAGGCGCGTGATCCGCGTGTGCTGCTCGGGCTCGATCCCGAATGGGCCTGGGGCCGGCGGGACCTGCTCGCGCTGATGGCCGACAAGTGCGGGGTCTCGGCGGACCCCGACCACACCTCCGGGTACGACGTCATCGATCCCGAGCGTACGCTCACGGCGCTCGACGCCTTCGCGGACCGGCTCGGCCGGGCCCTCGACCGTCGCTCCCCGGTACTGATCGGGACGGGTCATCCGCATCGACTGCTTGGTTTCTACGCCGCGTTGGCGGACGCCTTGTCGGCGGCGGGATGCCCTGTCCTCACCCCGGCGCAGGGTCGCAGTGTCGACATAACGACCCGGTTTGGTCTACGTACGTACAACCTTGACTACGTACGAGGAGTCGCGCTGGTGCGCGAACCGGGCGCGTGGCCCCCTGGTAGTGAGACCGGCGCACACACCCACTCGCCACTCCCGGTTCGGGTCGCCCTGGCCGCGCTCGCGGAGGCCGGCGACCCCCTGCCGGGGTTGGTCGTGGGGGACCACGGATGGGTCTGCGGCGCAGGTCAGTTGGGGTTCGAGGCCATCGGCCTGGCCGATACGGATGATCCCGCACTGTTCGTCGGTGAGGCCGAGGGGCAGGTGTCCGTCGTCGTTCCGCTTGATGACGCTGTGCGGTCTGATTACTACCGACCGCTTACTCGCTATGTACTCAATCGAGCGTGTCTGTCACAGTAG
- a CDS encoding helix-turn-helix domain-containing protein — protein MAAGDNRPLNEVQFLTVAEVASVMRVSKMTVYRLVHSGHLPAIRVGRSFRVPEQAVHEYLRESYVGVETA, from the coding sequence ATGGCTGCTGGTGACAACAGGCCTCTGAACGAGGTGCAGTTCCTGACCGTGGCGGAAGTGGCCTCGGTCATGCGTGTGTCCAAGATGACCGTGTACCGACTGGTGCACAGCGGTCATCTGCCCGCGATCCGGGTGGGGAGGAGCTTCCGAGTCCCGGAGCAAGCGGTTCACGAGTACCTCCGCGAGTCCTATGTGGGGGTGGAAACAGCCTGA
- a CDS encoding 30S ribosomal protein bS22, which translates to MGSVIKKRRKRMAKKKHRKLLKRTRVQRRNKK; encoded by the coding sequence GTGGGCTCTGTTATCAAGAAGCGGCGTAAGCGGATGGCTAAGAAGAAGCACCGCAAGCTGCTGAAGCGCACCCGCGTGCAGCGTCGCAACAAGAAGTAA
- a CDS encoding NAD-dependent epimerase/dehydratase family protein — translation MGKVVLVTGVARQLGGRFVRRIQRDPEVDRVIGVDAVPPAHHLGGADFLQADIRQPTIARVLAEHHVDTVVHMDVTGTPLASGGRGSVKETNVIGTMQLLGACQKAPNVKRLVVKSSTNVYGSAPRDPAVFTETTPPKSLPSGGFAKDTVEVEGYVRGFARRRPDVAVCVLRFANILGPTADSPLAEYFALPVLPTVFGYDPRLQFVHEDDVIEVLRIASHDPDRGTLNSGTFNIAGDGVLLLSQCSRRLGRPTVPVLLPAVTWVGGVLRTLAVTDFSPEQIRLLTHGRVVSTAQMRDTLGFRPKYTTAETFADFVRGRGPGLLPPQALAGAVDRIAALPFLGGDRTPSHPPTQSAN, via the coding sequence TTGGGCAAGGTCGTGCTCGTGACCGGGGTGGCCCGGCAGCTGGGGGGTCGGTTCGTACGACGGATCCAGCGTGACCCGGAGGTCGACCGGGTGATCGGCGTGGACGCGGTGCCGCCGGCGCATCATCTGGGCGGCGCCGATTTCCTCCAGGCGGACATCCGGCAGCCGACGATCGCGCGGGTGCTCGCGGAGCACCACGTGGACACCGTCGTGCACATGGACGTGACCGGGACGCCGCTGGCCAGCGGTGGCCGCGGTTCGGTCAAGGAGACCAACGTCATCGGGACGATGCAGCTCCTCGGCGCGTGCCAGAAGGCGCCGAACGTGAAGCGCCTCGTCGTGAAGTCGAGTACGAACGTGTACGGGTCCGCGCCGCGCGACCCGGCCGTCTTCACCGAGACGACGCCGCCGAAGTCGCTGCCGAGCGGCGGCTTCGCCAAGGACACGGTGGAGGTCGAGGGGTATGTGCGCGGGTTCGCCCGGCGCCGCCCCGATGTCGCGGTCTGCGTGCTGCGCTTCGCGAACATCCTCGGCCCCACGGCGGATTCGCCGCTCGCCGAGTACTTCGCGCTGCCGGTCCTGCCGACGGTGTTCGGCTACGACCCGCGGCTTCAGTTCGTGCACGAGGACGATGTGATCGAGGTGCTGCGGATCGCCTCGCACGATCCGGACCGCGGCACGCTCAACAGCGGGACCTTCAACATCGCGGGGGACGGCGTCCTGCTGCTGTCGCAGTGTTCGCGCCGGCTGGGTCGGCCGACCGTCCCCGTGCTGCTGCCTGCCGTGACCTGGGTGGGTGGGGTGCTGCGTACGCTGGCGGTGACGGACTTCTCGCCCGAGCAGATCAGGCTGCTCACGCACGGGCGGGTGGTGTCGACGGCCCAGATGCGCGACACACTGGGGTTCAGGCCCAAGTACACGACGGCGGAGACCTTCGCGGACTTCGTACGGGGTCGAGGTCCGGGACTGCTGCCGCCGCAGGCCCTCGCGGGGGCCGTGGACCGGATCGCCGCGCTGCCCTTCCTGGGCGGCGACCGCACGCCCAGCCACCCCCCGACGCAGAGCGCCAACTGA
- a CDS encoding lysophospholipid acyltransferase family protein, with translation MADAKVIPFDDDRSRGAVGKGAAARRRGPGGGRRTGEPAAVREVKPLPVQQQAEPAAEPREAGEPEKRGGGWDRRIAGGLSFLRRRITGDYDVDEFGYDKELTDQVLMSLLRPIAEKYFRVEVKGVENIPSEGGALIVSNHSGTLPLDGLMMQVAVHDHHPAERHVRLLAADLVFMLPVVNELARKAGHTLACAEDAQRLLESGELVGVMPEGFKGIGKPFSERYKLQRFGRGGFVSTALRAGTPIVPCSIVGAEEIYPMIGNAKTLARVLGFPYFPITPTFPWLGPLGAVPLPTKWTIQFGEPIPTDGYPPEAAEDPMLMFNLTDQVREQIQHTLYKLLVQRRSVFF, from the coding sequence ATGGCGGACGCCAAGGTCATTCCGTTCGACGACGACAGGTCGCGGGGGGCGGTCGGCAAGGGTGCGGCCGCGCGCCGCAGGGGCCCGGGTGGCGGCCGGCGCACGGGCGAGCCCGCCGCCGTGCGCGAGGTGAAGCCGTTGCCCGTGCAGCAGCAGGCGGAGCCCGCTGCCGAGCCGCGTGAGGCCGGGGAACCGGAGAAGCGGGGCGGTGGCTGGGACCGGCGGATCGCGGGCGGTCTGTCGTTCCTGCGGCGGCGCATCACCGGGGACTACGACGTCGACGAGTTCGGCTACGACAAGGAACTCACCGACCAGGTCCTGATGTCGCTGCTGCGGCCGATCGCGGAGAAGTACTTCCGGGTCGAGGTGAAGGGCGTGGAGAACATCCCGTCCGAGGGCGGGGCGCTGATCGTCTCCAACCACTCGGGGACGCTGCCGCTGGACGGCCTGATGATGCAGGTCGCCGTGCACGACCATCACCCGGCGGAGCGCCATGTGCGGCTGCTGGCGGCCGACTTGGTGTTCATGCTGCCGGTGGTGAACGAGCTGGCGCGCAAGGCCGGTCACACGCTGGCCTGTGCGGAGGACGCACAGCGGCTCCTGGAGAGCGGCGAGCTGGTCGGGGTGATGCCGGAGGGCTTCAAGGGCATCGGGAAGCCGTTCAGCGAGCGGTACAAGTTGCAGCGGTTCGGGCGGGGCGGGTTCGTCTCGACGGCGCTGCGGGCGGGGACGCCGATCGTGCCGTGCTCGATCGTCGGGGCGGAGGAGATCTACCCGATGATCGGCAACGCGAAGACGCTGGCCCGGGTCCTCGGCTTCCCGTACTTCCCGATCACGCCGACGTTCCCGTGGCTGGGCCCGCTGGGGGCGGTGCCGCTGCCGACGAAGTGGACGATCCAGTTCGGGGAGCCGATCCCGACGGACGGCTATCCGCCCGAGGCGGCGGAGGACCCGATGCTGATGTTCAACCTGACGGACCAGGTCCGCGAACAGATCCAGCACACGCTGTACAAGTTGCTGGTGCAGCGGCGGTCGGTGTTCTTCTGA